The Acidobacteriota bacterium sequence TCGGTGTCGAACTTGCGGATCGCGGTGGTGATCGGGATGTAGATGTCGTTGTTGGGATTCTGGATCTTGACCCCCTCGAACTCCTGCTTTTCGACCGTGGCGTCGGCCAGGATCCCGACCACCTTGAACCAGACATCGTTCACCTTGATCTTCTCGTTCAGCACGTCCCCGAACCCGAACAGCTTCTGCTTGGCCGCGATGCCGAGCACGCAGACCTGGGCGTTCGCTTTCTCGTCTTCCTCCAGGAAGAAAGCCCCCTGCAGCAGCTTCAGGTTCTGGATGACGGGGTAGGTGCTCGAAACCCCGAGCACCCGGCTGTCGCTGCGCGCCTTTTCCGAATTCACCTGGTAGGTCTTCACCAGCCTCGAGGCGGAGATCAACGGCTTGGGTTTGAGGATCGACTCGAGCGCCTCCACGTCCCGCATGCTGACGCCGAGCGATTCCGTCCGGATCTGCTGGAGCTCTTCCGTCTTGAATTCCTTGGCCTGGATGATGATGTTCCGGATGCCGAAGCTGGCGATGGTGCGCAGGCTCTCCTCCTCCGCCCCCGCGCCGATCGAGAGCATGGCGATTACGGCGCCGACTCCGAAGATCATGCCGAGCATGGTCAAAAAGGACCGCAGTTTGTGCCTTCCCAGACTCGCCAGGGCGCCGATCATCGTTTCCATCGATAACATAGGAATCCAGCCTCGTACAAAAATGCGCTT is a genomic window containing:
- a CDS encoding FtsX-like permease family protein: MLSMETMIGALASLGRHKLRSFLTMLGMIFGVGAVIAMLSIGAGAEEESLRTIASFGIRNIIIQAKEFKTEELQQIRTESLGVSMRDVEALESILKPKPLISASRLVKTYQVNSEKARSDSRVLGVSSTYPVIQNLKLLQGAFFLEEDEKANAQVCVLGIAAKQKLFGFGDVLNEKIKVNDVWFKVVGILADATVEKQEFEGVKIQNPNNDIYIPITTAIRKFDTESVENELNEIVIRIADDAEIKEQASTINNLMSVMHHYVDDYSIVVPEKLLEQNQRTQGIFNVVMGAIASISLLVGGIGIMNIMLASVLERTNEIGLRRAIGAKKLDIRMQFMAEAVAISLAGGIIGVGLGYGISKAVAAFSGWNTIITAASVGLSFGVSSVIGLIFGIYPAVQASNLDPIECLRYE